The genomic stretch TGCATTCCGTCGTCAAGTTTGATGGTACTAATTATCGACAATGGTGCATTCAACTCGAATCCCTTTTCGATGGTTATGGCCTATCATCCTTCATTGATGGAACACCTCCACCATCCCAAACAGTTGCATCGACTGCTGCTGATGCACAACCCGCTCCCAACCCTGCGTACGCTTCCTGGTTTCGGCAAGACAAGCTGCTATTCTCTGCTGTGGCTAGCACCCTCACCTCTGCCGTTTCCCCTATTCTTAACCGACTGACCACCACCCGTGCTGCGTGGGATGCCCTCGCTGCGTCCTATGCACGCCCTTCCCGTGGCCATATCAAACAACTCCGTCACAAATTAAAACACCTATCCAAAGGTACCTCCTCCATCTCCGACTACATGAACCGTATTAAATCTACGGTCGATGACCTAGCTCTTTTAGGCACCATCATTCCTCCCGAGGACGTCACTGATCAAGTACTTGAAGGCCTCGATGACTCCTATCAACCTGTCATCGATGCCGTCAATGCTCGTGACGATCCTATACCCTTCTCTACCCTTCTCGAAAAATTGATAAATCGAGAATTAGTTATTGCTCAAACTATCCCTCGTACCACACCCTCCACTGATTTTCCTACCGTGGCTCACCCAACCTACACGCGCAACCATAACAACCACTCCCGCTATCCCCACTCCGCTGCCTCCTCTACTACTCCTCAACAACCGCCTGTCACTACCAACCAGAACCCTCGCAACCCCTTCAAAGGCAAATGTCAATGGTGTCATACCCAAGGCCACACTCTTGCTTATTGCACCATTTTCAAAGCCCTATACCCTGATATCAAAGTGCCCCCCTACATCCGCAACCCTACACCCTCTGCCCAAGCCAACCCCACCGTACTCACCGCCCAAATACCCTCCCCATGGCTCCTTGATAGCGGTGCCTCTCACCATGTTACATCGGACCTTGATAACCTGGCTCTTCACCAACCCTATGATGGTACCGATGAAATCGTGATTGGCGATGGCTCTGGACTTCCAATTCTTAACACTGGTTCCGTCTCTTTTTCCTCCTTTCAACTGCTTAATGTTTTTCACGTCCCTTCTATGCATAAAAATATTATTTCCGTCTCAAAATTCTGTCACGAAAATAATGTCACCATTGATTTTTGCTCTTCCTCTTTTGTTGTGAAGGACCGTGAAACAGGAGCAGTCCGATATACGGGACCAGCACAGGACGGCGTCTACTACTGGCCATCGTCGTCTACACCGCAAGCCCAAACCACCACCCTTGTCTCGGCAGACCTACACCACCGTTTTGGCCATCCTCATTTTTCAGTTTTAAAGAATATTGTTTCTAGTTTTGATTCGAAAACGATTATTACCAATAAAGATTGTTCGTCTTGTCATTTATATAAAAGCCATAAATTACCATTCGCGCAATCTTCGCTTAAATCCGACTCACCACTTCAAACTATATTCAGCAATTTATGGTCATCTCCGGTCCACTCAATTAACAATTACAAATATTACGTTATTTTTGTTGATCACTTTACCAAATTTATCTGGCTTTTTCCCTTAAAGAAAAAATCCGATACCCATTCCACTTTTTTATCCTTTAAATCCCTTGTCGAAAAACAATTTTCTCGACCCATCTTAACCTTTTACTCCGATAATGGAGGAGAATTTGAGAAATTAAAACCCGACTTTGCCAAGTTTGGAATTCAACATCTCACTTCTCCTCCTCATACCCCGGAGCACAATGGCTTTGCGGAACGACGACACCGACACATTGTAGACACCGGCCTTGCTCTTCTCGCACATGCTTCTATGCCCCTCTCATACTGGTCCTTTGCTTTTCAAATAGCCACATACCTCATCAATCGCATGCCAACACCTACACTCCAAAACGACTCCCCCTATTTCCGTTTATTTCAGCAACAACCCAAATACACCAATTTCCATAATTTTGGCTGCCAATGCTTCCCATGGCTACGCCCCTACACCCATCACAAGCTTGAAGCACGGTCCATTGCCTGCGTTTTCATCGGTTACTCACCCTCTCAACACTCCTACCTATGCCTTGACCCATCCACAAACCGTATCTACAGTTCTCGACATGTCCGTTTTGTGGATACTACCTATCCCTTTGCCTCAGCCCCACCGTCTCCTACACCCCTACCCACCTCCACCGAATGGTGTAGCATCTCCGTCCCCACTCTGCCACCCCCTGAACCGCAACCTGCTGCCCCCACCCATCAACCCGAACCCACTGAACCCGACTCCCCTGTTCTCCCTTCCCCTGCTCCATCTTCCCCTGCCACTCCCGTGGCCTCCCCTACCTCGACGCTGAACTCCGCTGCCCCGAACCAACCACAGCCAAACAGGCTCTCCTTGACCCGACATGGCGCTCTGCCATGGAAACCCAATACCAGGCTCTCACGAAAAACCAGACATGGGAACTCGTTCCCTCCTCCCCATCCCAAAACATCGTTGGATGTAAATGGTTTTTTCGAACCAAATACAATCCCGATGGCACCATTAACAAACATAAAGCCCGTCTTGTCGCAAAAGGGTTTCACCAAAGACCCGGACTCGACTACTCGGAAACCTTTAGTCCCGTCATTAAGCCTGTCACAGTCCGTTTACTGCTTAGTCTTGCCGTTACTAATGGTTGGTCGCTTCGTCAACTAGACATCAATGATGCCTTTCTTCAAGGCACATTAACTGATATTGTCTATATGGCTCAACCGCAAGGTTTTGTTGATCCCGAGAAACCAACTCATGTGTGCAAATTACGCAAAGCTCTCTATGGATTGAAACAGGCCCCGCGGGCTTGGTATACTGAACTCAGGACCTATCTTCTCGGCACTGGTTTCACGAATTCCATTTGTGACACCTCCCTGTTTATCCGACATGGTCCTAACCCGTTATTTATTCtcgtttatgttgatgatataattGTTACAGGTGCTTGTTCGTCTCACGTGACTGCCTTCATCGCTGCCCTTTCGGCCAAATTCTCGCTCAAGGATCTTGGCTCCCTCAACTATTTTCTCGGTGTTGAAGTGCAAACGTGTTCTCACGGCCTGTTCCTAAATCAACAAAAATATACAATTGATCTTCTTACTCGTGCCAACATGCTTGATGCCAAGGCTGCCACAACACCAATGGATGCATCTCTTACTCTTAGCCTTCTTGACGGTCCAAAGTTTGATGATCCCACTAAGTTTCGCACCCTGGTTGGTGGTCTTCAATATTTATCCTTAACCAGACCGGACATAGCCTATGCCGTCAATAAGCTATCCCAATTTATGCATGCTCCTACGGTGCCCCATTGGAATGCCCTAAAGCGACTGTTGCGCTATCTCGCTGGAACCACGTCCCATGGCATCACCATTTTCCGTCACTCACCACTCAGCCTCCATGCCTATTCCGACTCTGATTGGGGCGGTAATCCTAATGATCTCACATCTACCGCTGCTTATGTTGTCTACCTAGGTCGAAATATCATCTCCTGGAGCTCGAAAAAGCAACGAACTGTTGCTCGCTCTACAACCGAGGCTGAGTATCGCTCATTTGCGAATACAGCTGCTGAGCTGGTGTGGCTCTCTAATTTGTTCTCTGAATTGCGGGTGAAAGTTGCTACTCTACCCACTATATATTGCGACAACCTTGGAGCTACTAGCTTAAGTGCCAATCCCGTGTTCCACAGTCGTATGAAACATCTCGCCCTTGATTATCACTTTGTCCGCGAAAAAGTTCAAGGTGGAACTTTACGTGTTGTCCCCATTGCCAATGATGATCAACTTGCCGATGCTCTAACCAAGCCTCTTCATCGTCCGCGTTTCAATATGCTTATGTCCAAGATTGGACTTTCCCCGAGGCCGTCCAACTTGCGGGGGGATGTTGAGAAGACGATTGAGAATGATTAGTCTACTAATTATTCTCCTATATTTTTGCTAACAATATTATTGAATGTATCTTTTAGCTTATCTTCTCCTTAATTGTAGATATAGCTTACCTAATGCACACTCCAATTGTATTATATATAGCATTGTAATTGCTAATTGTAATTTATCTAATTACTCAATAAAATCATACTTCCTATATATAGACCATTCAATTACTTTTATTAGCTTGTTGACAAAAATTTTCAATACCAAGAAAATCAAACAACAAACCCACAAAAATATCAATAAAGTTAGAGAATCCAACAACACACCAAGGAAAACAAGCAACAAATCCAGAGATTCAAATAATAAACACGAAAAATCAATATACGAGACAGATTTTTCCACTCACAAGACAGATTTATTCAAAACCTTAGAAAATCATAATATAAACATTTCTCCAGTCACATATTCCAAACAAAATGAACCAAAAACAATAAGATGGTGATTCTAAACAtttgaaaataaacaaattaagaaAATTACCTTTgacattgtttttcttctttatttttttgttgtgttttgATGATGACAGAAGATGAGTAAgagttttttgtattttttttatgaTGAGAGAAATTTTTAATTTTCCTTGAAAATTGTAATCTAATCCGTCTGATATCACAATGTCACAATGTCACCATTTTTAGTTGATTTGTGAAGAGTTTATGAGGGTTTGATATGAGAGAGAGGAGAGAGGATGAAGAAGAAAGAAGATGAAATGAGAGAGGATGAAAAAATGTGGACGTAAGAAGATGaagaataaagaaaaataaagatgCTTTTTCAAATTTCTGGACAATAATTACTGTATATGCAGAGTAACCGTCAGAAATTACTGTGTATGCACAGTACGGTTTGTTTACCCATTTAGCACTTAAACGATACTATCCAACCcgtcgcaagtttgcgacgggtatctccgtcacaagcaagaattTGTGTCAGAATACTGCAGTAGCTGTAGCAGTAAAGTTGAGTTTGTTGGTGACTGGAAGGATGTGTGAGATCTATttatctatacaataatataaaaaggttACTTGAGGGGTAATCTAAAATGCCGACGTGGCATAACTAGATGGCGTTTTCCTATACATTAAGCAGCAAAGGTGGATTAAAAAGACAGCCAAAAGGACATGAAAAGGTGGCATAACTTCGAGCAGTTTTGCTGGACTCCTCCCCTGGTTTTGGTTTAGCTAAGAGGATTAGAAACTCCTTCCCCTACTGGATTGTTGGTGGACCTGGGTGCGGAAATGTTTGCACTGTCAAGTGTGATGCTGCTTGGAGGGCTGATAGAAGCGCTGGCATGGGGTGGTGCTTATTGGATGGTAATGGGACCTTAAGGAATACTGCTCACGCTCGCTCGTTTGCCTCTTCTGCCCTGCATGCCAAAGGACATGCAGCTATCATGGCGCTcaaatgggccttggacgaagggTACCTTCATGTTAGACTTGTTACGGATTGTCTTAACTTGGTTTTGCAGGCTGCGGGAGCGGAGAAGCCGATTGCATCTATCAACTGCATTATCCAAGATATTAAGTCTATTGCGTCTCATTTTCATTGTTGCTCTCTTAGTTTCTGTCCTAGGGGAGTGAATAGGATAGCTCATAATCTTGCTCAGGGAGCTCTTGTGTAAGCTAGGCTGTTTgatgctgtcaaaaaaaaaaaaaaaaaaaaaaaaaaaaaaaaaaaaaagccaaaagAAATTTGGAGTAGCCGTCTAATATGAAACACCGAGAAATCAATTCAATCTCCATTAATTGTTTTGCAGTGTATTCAAATACTAAATGAGTCACAAATAACACTTCTTGGGTGAAAGCAGTGTGTGTACATGATGAAAAAAAGTCGTTAAACAATATTTATGCATGATCGGGAAAAGCACAAAGCTTTGGTCGACCAAATTAAAACGAATCAAAAACAACTCACGCCCGTCAATACCATGGTTAAACCAGAGCATATCATCAATCAACATATAAGGAAAGGAGTTGGTATCTTTAAGGAACAACTCTTTCCTAACCGTGCTATAAGCTGCATTTATATTGATCCCGACCACTTCAGTCCATTCCCCAGATTTTACGTCTG from Silene latifolia isolate original U9 population chromosome 2, ASM4854445v1, whole genome shotgun sequence encodes the following:
- the LOC141641953 gene encoding uncharacterized protein LOC141641953 gives rise to the protein MAFSYTLSSKAKRIRNSFPYWIVGGPGCGNVCTVKCDAAWRADRSAGMGWCLLDGNGTLRNTAHARSFASSALHAKGHAAIMALKWALDEGYLHVRLVTDCLNLVLQAAGAEKPIASINCIIQDIKSIASHFHCCSLSFCPRGVNRIAHNLAQGALV